One genomic segment of Bacteroidota bacterium includes these proteins:
- a CDS encoding biopolymer transporter ExbD, translated as MSLRTRNKRTADFSMSSLTDIIFMLLIFFLLTSTLVAPNAIPMLLPNSNSQAQATETVSVSIDERLNYFLNGKTINVSDLESVLDRALIGKEDQGIVLYADKTVPIENVVQVLNVANKMKIKVVLATVPEKQ; from the coding sequence ATGAGTTTACGCACAAGAAATAAACGCACTGCAGATTTCAGTATGTCATCACTTACTGATATTATTTTTATGTTGCTCATTTTTTTCCTGCTTACCTCTACATTGGTTGCACCTAATGCAATTCCGATGTTGTTGCCAAATTCTAATTCACAAGCACAAGCAACAGAAACAGTTTCTGTAAGTATTGATGAAAGATTGAATTATTTTTTAAATGGAAAAACAATTAACGTTAGTGATTTAGAATCTGTATTAGATAGAGCATTAATTGGAAAAGAAGATCAGGGAATAGTATTGTATGCGGATAAAACTGTGCCGATAGAAAATGTAGTGCAAGTTTTAAATGTTGCTAATAAAATGAAGATAAAAGTGGTATTGGCAACTGTTCCTGAGAAGCAATAG
- a CDS encoding energy transducer TonB, whose product MATVYSYEKTAKRKSSVITLIVAICVAMLLFLLAFRPPYPPIEPEGLLIDFGYDESGLGTEEPKLVNQIPTPPVESDNSKVEKEIATQDMEKTIAIPKEKKKEKPVTNNKNPVKDPVETKNEPVIDNSQVYNPNNHSFENQNSSEGNKPGSGNMGDPSGDPNGKPGKGDGIGDNGTSGVGFSLSGRSMTNKPNIAGNPTESGKVVLKIKVNRDGLVTEATYERKGSTIVDQSVINDAIRSIKGKKLFNVKSDAPDFQEGTLTINYTLK is encoded by the coding sequence ATGGCTACGGTATATAGTTACGAAAAAACAGCAAAACGCAAAAGCTCAGTCATCACATTGATTGTTGCAATCTGTGTGGCAATGCTATTATTTTTATTAGCATTTCGTCCACCTTATCCACCCATAGAACCGGAAGGATTATTAATTGATTTTGGATATGATGAATCCGGATTAGGAACAGAAGAACCTAAATTGGTAAATCAAATTCCTACTCCACCTGTTGAATCTGATAATTCAAAAGTGGAAAAAGAAATTGCAACGCAAGACATGGAAAAAACTATTGCAATTCCAAAAGAAAAGAAAAAAGAAAAGCCAGTAACAAATAATAAAAACCCTGTTAAAGATCCGGTAGAAACTAAAAATGAACCTGTGATTGATAATAGTCAGGTATATAATCCGAACAATCATTCTTTCGAAAATCAAAATAGCAGTGAAGGAAATAAACCGGGTTCCGGCAATATGGGCGATCCGTCAGGTGATCCAAATGGTAAACCGGGAAAAGGTGATGGCATCGGTGATAATGGAACTTCAGGTGTTGGATTTAGTTTATCCGGAAGAAGCATGACCAACAAACCGAATATTGCAGGTAACCCTACTGAATCAGGAAAAGTAGTCTTGAAAATAAAAGTAAATCGTGATGGATTAGTTACCGAAGCCACTTACGAAAGAAAAGGTTCTACCATCGTTGATCAATCAGTAATTAATGATGCAATTCGTTCTATAAAAGGAAAAAAATTATTTAATGTGAAATCTGATGCACCCGATTTTCAGGAAGGCACACTCACAATCAACTATACTTTAAAGTAG
- a CDS encoding bifunctional folylpolyglutamate synthase/dihydrofolate synthase — translation MQYQETIKYLMEHLPMYQRIGAQAYKKDLTNITVLCNALGNPQNKFSTIHVAGTNGKGSVSNLLASVLFESGYKTGLYTSPHLLDFRERIRVNGEFCTREFVIGFTKNILPLIEEIKPSFFEITVAMAFEYFALMEVDVGVIEVGLGGRLDSTNIIQPDLSVITNIGYDHQQFLGETLPEIAFEKAGIIKAGKPVVIGEYHPETFPVFKDKALSTLSPLSLAEENIQIDFLENTSNGMRLNILYQNQLVYPNIISALMGNYQLKNIATVIESIEILNNSSYTITEDAVYDGFKNVLINTNFTGRFQKLSDAPLTYCDCAHNAEGLQMLFDTIQQLSFEQLHIITGAVNDKDLNRNLACFPKSAIYYFSKPDIPRGLPADKLKSLASSFELSGSTYDSVADAYYTAKSNAGSNDLILICGSIFVVSEVLKIFQNIDN, via the coding sequence ATGCAATATCAGGAAACGATAAAATATCTGATGGAACACCTGCCCATGTATCAGCGCATTGGTGCACAGGCGTATAAAAAAGATCTTACAAATATTACAGTGCTTTGCAATGCGCTGGGTAATCCTCAAAATAAATTTTCAACTATTCATGTTGCAGGTACAAATGGCAAAGGTTCTGTTTCAAATTTATTAGCTTCAGTATTATTCGAATCAGGTTATAAAACAGGATTATATACCTCTCCTCACCTATTGGATTTTAGAGAACGTATTCGTGTAAACGGAGAATTTTGTACCCGGGAATTTGTAATTGGTTTTACTAAAAATATTCTTCCACTTATTGAAGAAATCAAACCTTCTTTTTTCGAAATTACTGTTGCCATGGCTTTTGAATATTTTGCTTTGATGGAAGTGGATGTTGGGGTTATAGAAGTGGGTTTGGGCGGACGACTTGACTCTACAAATATTATTCAACCCGACCTTTCTGTAATTACAAATATTGGTTATGATCATCAACAATTTTTAGGTGAAACCTTACCTGAAATAGCATTTGAAAAAGCCGGAATTATTAAAGCAGGTAAACCTGTTGTGATTGGAGAATATCATCCTGAAACATTCCCTGTTTTTAAAGATAAAGCATTATCTACGCTTTCACCACTTTCACTTGCTGAAGAAAATATACAAATAGATTTTTTGGAAAATACTTCAAATGGAATGCGATTAAATATCCTTTATCAAAATCAATTAGTATATCCAAATATTATTTCTGCATTAATGGGTAACTATCAATTAAAAAATATTGCAACCGTAATTGAAAGTATCGAGATATTAAATAATTCTAGTTATACAATTACTGAAGATGCGGTTTATGATGGATTTAAAAATGTATTAATAAATACAAACTTTACCGGTCGATTTCAAAAATTATCCGATGCACCTTTAACCTATTGCGATTGCGCACATAATGCGGAAGGTTTACAAATGTTGTTTGATACAATTCAACAATTATCCTTTGAACAATTACATATAATAACAGGTGCCGTAAATGATAAAGACCTGAATAGAAATTTAGCTTGTTTTCCTAAATCCGCAATTTATTATTTTTCAAAACCCGATATACCACGAGGATTACCTGCGGACAAATTAAAATCCTTGGCTTCATCATTTGAATTATCCGGCAGTACTTATGATTCAGTTGCAGATGCTTATTATACTGCAAAGTCAAATGCAGGAAGTAATGACTTGATATTAATCTGTGGTAGTATTTTTGTGGTATCGGAAGTCTTAAAAATTTTTCAAAATATTGATAATTAA
- a CDS encoding DUF5106 domain-containing protein, translated as MLRQLTLVLLTFISFTIFGQSTGYEYKIQIKGMEDTVIFLGHHYGDRQYVIDTLATDNKGLAIAKGNTPLPGGIYLIVMPKLNNRFFEMIINEPSFSMSTDTADFAEKMKVTNSVENTIFYEDLNFLNTQRKLADPIKEQLKSAEPNSEEAIALKAELEKINNNVEAFRNNLIEKYPNTFYVKFIQSFQDPKIPPAPLNADGSVDSTFAYRWIRVHYFDNVDFNDERFLRTSLYTTKVNKYINSYVPRTPDSINVAVDFIAEKAMVNNEVYKFIIVSLLNDYANSKIMGMDGVYVHIVDTYYKTGKAPWLDDAALFRIVNQADRIRPTLIGKSAPQIMLQDTNKMDIPLYSIKSKYTMILFWDVDCSHCMKELPIIVEMYPEFKAMGGEIYAVYSQEEWDKWIEFLRKEKYPWINVGNTSLKSDFQVKYNVDQTPIIFILDENKKIIAKKLGAEQVLGFLHEYSDLPLNNQ; from the coding sequence ATGTTACGTCAATTAACTTTAGTTCTCCTCACATTTATCTCTTTCACCATTTTTGGACAAAGCACCGGATATGAATATAAAATTCAAATCAAAGGAATGGAGGATACTGTAATTTTTTTAGGTCATCATTATGGTGACAGGCAATATGTAATTGATACTTTGGCCACAGATAATAAAGGCCTGGCAATTGCAAAAGGTAATACGCCCCTGCCCGGTGGTATTTATTTGATTGTAATGCCTAAACTCAACAATAGATTTTTTGAGATGATTATAAATGAACCGAGTTTTTCTATGTCAACCGACACTGCTGATTTCGCAGAGAAAATGAAGGTTACCAATTCAGTAGAGAATACTATTTTTTATGAAGATTTGAATTTTTTAAATACTCAAAGAAAATTAGCCGATCCTATAAAGGAGCAACTTAAAAGTGCAGAGCCTAACTCGGAGGAAGCAATAGCATTAAAAGCAGAATTAGAAAAAATAAATAATAATGTAGAAGCATTTAGAAACAATCTCATTGAAAAATATCCCAATACATTTTATGTAAAATTTATTCAATCATTTCAAGACCCTAAAATACCACCTGCCCCATTAAATGCAGATGGAAGTGTGGATTCTACTTTTGCTTACCGTTGGATTCGGGTGCATTATTTCGACAATGTAGATTTTAATGATGAAAGATTTTTACGCACTTCTCTTTACACTACCAAAGTGAATAAATACATTAATTCTTATGTTCCTCGGACACCGGACTCCATAAATGTAGCTGTAGATTTTATCGCTGAAAAAGCAATGGTGAATAATGAAGTGTATAAATTTATTATCGTCTCTCTATTAAATGATTATGCGAATTCCAAAATCATGGGAATGGATGGTGTGTATGTACACATAGTGGATACTTATTATAAAACAGGAAAAGCTCCATGGTTAGATGATGCCGCTCTATTCCGAATAGTAAATCAGGCAGATAGAATTCGCCCGACGTTAATTGGTAAGTCGGCACCACAAATAATGTTGCAGGATACTAACAAAATGGATATACCACTCTATTCCATTAAAAGTAAATACACCATGATTTTATTTTGGGATGTGGACTGTTCTCATTGCATGAAAGAGTTGCCCATTATAGTTGAAATGTATCCTGAATTTAAAGCGATGGGTGGTGAAATTTATGCGGTGTATTCTCAAGAAGAATGGGATAAATGGATTGAATTTTTACGCAAAGAAAAATACCCCTGGATAAATGTGGGCAACACGAGTTTAAAAAGTGATTTTCAAGTGAAATATAATGTGGACCAAACTCCAATTATTTTTATACTTGATGAGAATAAAAAAATCATTGCTAAAAAATTAGGTGCTGAACAGGTTCTTGGATTTTTACATGAATATTCTGATCTGCCTTTAAATAATCAATAA
- the msrB gene encoding peptide-methionine (R)-S-oxide reductase MsrB, which yields MSKENYTFSLSDNEWKQRLTSEQYNVLRKKGTERPFTGEYDTFFDDGNYVCAGCGELLFNSNSKYNSGCGWPAFDAPATKENIVEITDKSHGMTRVEVLCANCGGHLGHVFNDGPKATTGIRYCINSASLEFKDEL from the coding sequence ATGTCAAAAGAAAATTATACTTTTTCGCTTTCAGATAATGAATGGAAACAACGATTAACTTCTGAGCAATATAATGTGCTTCGTAAAAAAGGTACAGAACGACCTTTCACCGGGGAATACGATACATTTTTTGATGATGGCAATTATGTATGTGCAGGTTGTGGTGAACTCTTATTTAACAGCAACTCAAAATATAATTCCGGTTGTGGATGGCCTGCATTTGATGCCCCTGCTACAAAAGAAAATATTGTTGAGATAACAGATAAATCACATGGCATGACTCGAGTTGAAGTGCTTTGCGCTAATTGTGGCGGACATTTAGGTCATGTATTTAATGATGGTCCGAAAGCAACTACAGGAATACGTTATTGCATTAATTCAGCTTCACTAGAATTTAAAGATGAGTTGTGA
- a CDS encoding DUF4412 domain-containing protein: protein MKYLILSVFFTAIFSCKNQNNNSTTVVSDNENDSIVFAEGRLVCSVMVTSDDSNDIKVFYDFNPHKTELFYKGDKFKMIEHGGLSLGNIILDNSNFSVYQLDTINKIAYTGEYSDLATANSQVKELMPDYYAPTVAETGESDVILGYTCKKLKIVRSGYVRANTDTYIWVTDSIIFPPARYDIETDENAVITPVPMLIGYQNGTVMRMTYAADSMQVTYEITEIQQMPLSDSLFMIPENYEIR from the coding sequence ATGAAATATTTAATTCTTTCCGTTTTTTTCACAGCCATTTTTTCCTGTAAAAATCAGAACAACAATTCAACTACCGTTGTATCAGATAATGAAAATGATTCCATTGTTTTTGCCGAAGGGAGATTGGTTTGCAGTGTTATGGTTACTTCTGATGATTCAAATGATATAAAGGTGTTTTATGATTTTAATCCGCATAAAACAGAATTGTTTTATAAAGGAGATAAATTCAAAATGATAGAACACGGCGGCTTAAGTCTTGGCAATATTATTTTAGATAATAGTAATTTTTCAGTGTATCAATTAGATACCATAAATAAAATTGCATATACAGGTGAGTACTCTGATCTTGCTACTGCAAATTCACAAGTGAAAGAATTAATGCCGGATTATTATGCACCTACAGTTGCTGAAACAGGCGAATCAGATGTGATACTTGGATATACTTGTAAGAAATTAAAAATTGTACGTTCGGGATATGTACGTGCAAATACTGACACATATATTTGGGTAACCGATTCTATTATTTTCCCTCCTGCCCGTTATGATATTGAAACCGATGAAAATGCAGTGATTACTCCTGTTCCGATGTTAATTGGTTATCAAAATGGTACTGTTATGCGCATGACTTACGCTGCTGATAGTATGCAAGTAACTTATGAGATAACAGAAATTCAACAAATGCCATTGTCAGATTCTTTATTTATGATTCCTGAAAATTATGAGATTAGATAG
- a CDS encoding SIMPL domain-containing protein translates to MKNIASSLIIGIAVIITAIILGTAFKDRYKYQDTITVTGLGKQDFNSDLVVWSGNFTRKSDQISSGYTLLNVDREVIKQYLTEKGLPSESIVFSSVDINRDYENYYDENEKYISRFTGYSLSQIVTIESNDVDRVENISREVTELLNKGVEFYSNSPDYYYTKLDSLKLDLIAAATEDATKRATNIAENANSDLGDLKSASLGVFQIIAQNSNEEYSWGGAFNTYSKRKTANVTVKLEFEVD, encoded by the coding sequence ATGAAAAACATCGCTTCATCACTTATTATTGGAATTGCTGTAATTATTACTGCAATAATTCTTGGCACTGCATTTAAAGACAGATATAAATATCAGGATACAATTACTGTTACTGGTTTAGGCAAACAGGATTTTAACAGTGACCTCGTAGTTTGGTCAGGAAATTTCACACGTAAAAGCGATCAGATTTCATCTGGTTATACTTTATTAAACGTGGATAGAGAGGTTATAAAACAATACCTCACTGAAAAAGGCTTGCCTTCGGAGTCTATAGTATTTTCGTCTGTAGATATTAATCGTGATTATGAAAATTATTATGATGAAAATGAAAAGTATATAAGCCGATTTACCGGTTATAGTTTAAGTCAAATTGTAACTATCGAATCCAATGATGTGGATCGTGTTGAAAATATTTCAAGAGAGGTAACTGAATTATTAAATAAGGGTGTAGAATTTTACAGTAATTCTCCTGATTATTATTATACAAAACTTGATTCTCTAAAATTAGATTTAATTGCTGCTGCCACAGAAGATGCAACAAAGCGAGCAACAAATATTGCAGAAAATGCAAACTCAGATTTAGGTGATTTAAAATCAGCAAGTCTTGGTGTATTTCAAATCATTGCGCAGAATTCAAATGAAGAATATTCATGGGGTGGTGCATTCAATACATATTCAAAAAGAAAAACTGCAAACGTTACGGTGAAATTGGAATTTGAAGTAGATTAA
- a CDS encoding queuosine precursor transporter, with protein MTQLNTMSQLPTKNKAAMLMLVLGAFFITNAIIAEFLGVKIFALEPTLGLKPWNWNLFGQQGTLNFTVGNLLWPFIFILTDIINEYFGIKGVRKLSYLTVLLISYAFLMVFLAIQMKPAGFWTGSMQDSGVPDMQAAYASIFGQGLWIIAGSIIAFLLGQLVDVKVFHRIKIFTGEKRIWLRATGSTVVSQLIDSVVVLYIAFVIGPQHWSIGLWLAVATVNYCYKIGAAILLTPVLYWIHHLIDNYLGKELSAELREEAMKNN; from the coding sequence ATGACGCAACTGAATACGATGAGTCAATTGCCAACAAAAAATAAAGCAGCAATGCTGATGTTGGTACTGGGTGCATTTTTTATTACTAATGCAATTATCGCAGAATTTTTGGGAGTTAAAATTTTTGCATTGGAACCCACACTTGGATTGAAACCCTGGAACTGGAATTTGTTTGGTCAACAAGGTACTTTAAATTTTACTGTTGGGAATTTGTTATGGCCATTTATTTTTATTCTCACCGATATCATTAATGAATATTTTGGAATTAAGGGTGTGCGAAAACTTTCTTACCTCACAGTGCTATTGATAAGCTATGCTTTTTTGATGGTGTTTCTTGCTATACAAATGAAACCAGCGGGTTTTTGGACAGGCTCCATGCAAGATTCGGGAGTGCCTGATATGCAAGCTGCGTATGCATCAATTTTCGGACAAGGGCTTTGGATAATTGCAGGATCAATCATCGCATTTTTATTAGGTCAATTAGTGGATGTTAAAGTATTTCATCGCATTAAAATATTTACAGGAGAAAAAAGAATTTGGTTACGTGCAACAGGAAGTACTGTTGTTTCTCAATTGATTGATAGTGTAGTGGTATTATATATTGCATTTGTTATCGGCCCACAACATTGGAGTATCGGATTATGGTTGGCAGTGGCCACTGTAAATTATTGTTATAAAATTGGTGCTGCAATACTTCTCACACCAGTGTTATATTGGATACATCATCTAATAGATAATTATTTGGGAAAGGAATTGAGTGCGGAATTGCGGGAAGAAGCCATGAAAAATAATTAA
- a CDS encoding isoprenylcysteine carboxylmethyltransferase family protein produces the protein MKRIKTKDYFLVTIQFVLLIAYCIVFYKTANNTNIILRIAGIVTSASGFIVVIVAIITLNRNLRAVPTPVENGTLITHGIFSIVRHPIYTGILLVAFGGLVIHFSFALLSIAIALFILFSIKSSYEERMLSEKYNGYKDYRLKTGKLFPFIK, from the coding sequence ATGAAGCGAATAAAAACAAAGGATTATTTTCTGGTAACAATACAGTTTGTTTTGCTTATAGCATATTGCATTGTGTTTTATAAAACAGCTAACAACACAAATATTATTTTAAGAATTGCGGGAATTGTAACATCTGCTTCAGGATTTATTGTTGTAATAGTTGCCATAATAACGCTTAACAGAAATCTGAGAGCTGTTCCAACACCCGTTGAAAATGGAACACTGATAACACATGGAATTTTTAGTATTGTTCGTCATCCGATTTATACAGGAATTCTGTTAGTTGCTTTTGGCGGATTAGTTATTCACTTTAGTTTCGCATTATTATCAATAGCAATTGCTCTCTTTATTTTATTTTCAATAAAAAGTAGTTACGAAGAACGTATGCTGAGTGAAAAATACAACGGCTATAAGGACTATAGATTAAAAACCGGAAAATTATTTCCATTTATTAAATAG